Proteins encoded in a region of the Gallalistipes aquisgranensis genome:
- a CDS encoding glycosyltransferase family 117 protein, translated as MNYFRKCNLAFGWLAFAISAAVYLMTMEPTASLWDCAEFIATSYKLEVGHPPGAPLFMMISRFFTIFAPDAESVAAMVNTMSALASAFTILFLFWTITHLARRIYGRGEEELSRGEVWTVIGAGLIGSLAYTFTDTFWFSAVEGEVYALSSLFTAMVVWAMLRWENVADEPHANRWLVLIAYLMGLSIGIHILNLLTIPALVFIYYFRKYPKVTRWGVVKALAASGAILMVIYVPIISWSVAVGAWFDRVFVNGLGLPVNSGIVFFALAVFALAGWGIWYTHRRGKALANMVVLCGTVILLGYASYASVIIRAAANPPMNSNNPNNPYALLSLLNREQYGDRPLLKGPYYSSPAIGVKEKTFYYMGDDGKYKEGSMVTGYEYPPEFEFFFPRMYSNKESHIKDYETWGDVKGRKVRYNGEAITVPTFGENLRYFFAYQLNFMYWRYFLWNFVGRQSDVQSTGEITDGNWLSGIKAIDELYLGPQDNLPSEMASNKGRNTYYFLPFLLGLVGLIYQLNRDKRNFVVVMWLFFMMGVALVLYFNSAPAEPRERDYVYAGSFYAYCMWIGFGVMAVSDLLGRLLKRRGVAAAVGATAVCACVPVILAAQNWDDHDRSHRYVARDIGYNYLQSALPNAIVMNYGDNDTFPLWYNQEVEGVRPDIRVMNMSYLGADWYIDEMKIKANESEPVPFSLPRSKYVNRNDFIFVQDLFDRPVDIRQALDFLKSDDPRTQAKLGSKSVDYLPAKRLAIPVNKENVLASGIVRPEEAHLIEDTVYINISKSNLDKGEMMLVDLLANFDWKRPLYFTQTYTVAPLGLRDYLQFDGYAYRLVPIRTPVRSSLEIGRVDPDYLYDKLMNTFRYGNVKDPRVNADFFVQTNFNAAQTRNAFARLAKALVQRGDTLRAVEVLDRGVEEMPFSQIRHSYVLTMPVIEAYYMAGAADKANAILEDYAANLEEYVRYYMQFTGPKADMVSQALQEKMALLGELYNLAKTNNQTAQADRIHDFFTSVGIE; from the coding sequence ATGAATTATTTCAGGAAGTGTAACCTCGCCTTCGGGTGGCTGGCCTTTGCGATTTCGGCCGCCGTATATCTGATGACGATGGAGCCGACGGCCAGTCTGTGGGACTGTGCGGAGTTTATCGCCACCTCTTACAAGCTCGAAGTGGGCCACCCGCCCGGAGCGCCCCTCTTCATGATGATCTCGCGCTTCTTCACGATCTTCGCCCCGGATGCGGAGTCGGTGGCCGCGATGGTCAACACGATGTCGGCGCTGGCCAGCGCCTTCACGATCCTCTTCCTGTTCTGGACGATCACCCACCTGGCCCGCCGCATCTACGGCCGGGGCGAGGAGGAGCTCTCCCGCGGGGAGGTGTGGACGGTGATCGGGGCCGGGCTCATCGGCTCGCTGGCCTACACGTTCACCGACACGTTCTGGTTCTCGGCGGTCGAGGGCGAGGTCTACGCGCTCTCGTCGCTCTTCACGGCGATGGTGGTGTGGGCCATGCTCCGCTGGGAGAACGTGGCCGACGAGCCCCACGCCAACCGCTGGCTGGTGCTGATCGCCTACCTGATGGGCCTTTCGATCGGCATCCACATCCTGAACCTGCTGACGATCCCCGCGCTGGTGTTCATCTACTATTTCCGGAAATACCCGAAGGTGACCCGCTGGGGCGTGGTGAAGGCGCTGGCGGCGTCGGGCGCCATCCTCATGGTGATCTACGTGCCGATCATCTCGTGGTCGGTGGCCGTGGGCGCCTGGTTCGACCGCGTGTTCGTCAACGGGCTGGGGCTGCCGGTCAACAGCGGCATCGTCTTCTTCGCGCTGGCCGTCTTCGCGCTGGCGGGCTGGGGCATCTGGTACACCCACCGGCGGGGGAAGGCGCTGGCCAACATGGTGGTGCTGTGCGGAACGGTGATCCTGCTCGGATACGCCTCCTACGCCTCGGTCATCATCCGGGCGGCGGCCAATCCCCCGATGAACAGCAACAATCCGAACAACCCCTACGCGCTGCTCTCGCTGCTGAACCGCGAGCAGTACGGCGACCGTCCGCTGCTCAAGGGTCCCTACTACTCCTCGCCCGCGATCGGGGTGAAGGAGAAGACCTTCTACTACATGGGCGACGACGGGAAATACAAGGAGGGCAGCATGGTGACCGGATACGAGTATCCCCCGGAATTCGAGTTCTTCTTCCCCCGGATGTACTCCAACAAGGAGTCGCACATCAAGGACTACGAGACCTGGGGCGACGTGAAGGGGCGCAAGGTGCGCTACAACGGCGAGGCGATCACGGTGCCGACCTTCGGCGAGAACCTGCGCTATTTCTTCGCCTACCAGCTCAACTTCATGTACTGGCGCTATTTCCTCTGGAATTTCGTGGGCCGGCAGAGCGACGTGCAGTCCACGGGCGAGATCACGGACGGCAACTGGCTCTCCGGGATCAAGGCCATCGACGAGCTCTACCTGGGGCCGCAGGACAACCTGCCTTCGGAGATGGCCTCCAACAAGGGGCGCAACACCTACTATTTCCTGCCCTTCCTGCTGGGGCTGGTGGGGCTGATCTACCAGCTCAACCGCGACAAGCGCAACTTCGTGGTGGTGATGTGGCTCTTCTTCATGATGGGCGTCGCGCTGGTGCTCTACTTCAACTCGGCTCCGGCCGAGCCCCGAGAGCGGGACTACGTCTACGCCGGATCGTTCTACGCCTACTGCATGTGGATCGGGTTCGGGGTGATGGCCGTCTCCGACCTGCTGGGGCGCCTGCTGAAGCGGCGGGGCGTCGCGGCGGCTGTGGGGGCGACGGCGGTCTGCGCCTGCGTGCCGGTCATCCTGGCCGCGCAGAACTGGGACGACCACGACCGTTCGCACCGCTACGTGGCGCGCGACATCGGCTACAACTACCTGCAGTCGGCGCTGCCGAACGCCATCGTCATGAACTACGGCGACAACGACACCTTCCCCCTGTGGTACAACCAGGAGGTGGAGGGGGTGCGGCCCGACATCCGCGTGATGAACATGAGCTACCTGGGGGCCGACTGGTACATCGACGAGATGAAGATCAAGGCCAACGAGTCGGAGCCGGTGCCTTTCTCGCTGCCGCGCAGCAAGTATGTGAACCGCAACGACTTCATCTTCGTGCAGGATCTCTTCGACCGGCCGGTGGACATCCGGCAGGCGCTCGACTTCCTCAAGAGCGACGACCCGCGGACGCAGGCCAAGCTGGGCAGCAAGTCGGTGGACTACCTGCCGGCCAAGCGGCTGGCCATCCCGGTCAACAAGGAGAACGTGCTGGCCAGCGGGATCGTGCGGCCGGAAGAGGCCCATCTGATCGAGGACACGGTCTATATCAACATATCGAAGAGCAACCTGGACAAGGGCGAGATGATGCTGGTGGACCTGCTGGCCAATTTCGACTGGAAGCGTCCGCTCTACTTCACGCAGACCTATACGGTGGCGCCGCTGGGGCTGAGGGACTACCTCCAGTTCGACGGCTACGCCTACCGGCTGGTGCCGATCCGGACGCCCGTGAGGAGTTCGCTGGAGATCGGGCGCGTCGATCCCGACTACCTCTACGACAAGCTGATGAACACGTTCCGCTACGGAAACGTGAAGGACCCGAGGGTGAACGCCGACTTCTTCGTGCAGACCAACTTCAACGCGGCGCAGACGCGCAACGCCTTCGCGCGGCTGGCCAAGGCGCTCGTGCAGCGGGGCGACACGCTGCGGGCGGTGGAGGTGCTCGACCGGGGCGTGGAGGAGATGCCCTTCTCGCAGATCCGCCACTCCTACGTGCTGACGATGCCCGTGATCGAGGCCTACTACATGGCCGGGGCCGCCGACAAGGCGAACGCCATACTGGAGGATTACGCGGCCAACCTGGAGGAGTACGTCCGCTACTACATGCAGTTCACCGGGCCGAAGGCCGACATGGTGTCGCAGGCGCTGCAGGAGAAGATGGCGCTGCTGGGAGAGCTCTACAATCTGGCCAAGACCAACAACCAGACCGCGCAGGCCGACCGCATCCACGACTTCTTCACCTCGGTGGGAATCGAATAG
- a CDS encoding ribonuclease HII, with amino-acid sequence MLTLCYQREVPEAGCDEAGRGCLAGPVFAAAVILPPDFADPALNDSKQMTRRQRDRMREVIEREAVAWAVAAVDAERIDRINILNASMEGMTQAVERLSVRPGLLLIDGNRFRTTLDIPYRCVVKGDATYADIAAASVLAKTHRDEFMERIAAEYPGYGWERNMGYPTREHRMAVARLGLTPYHRLSFNRSSYEPELFGAEA; translated from the coding sequence ATGCTGACGCTCTGCTACCAGCGGGAGGTGCCCGAGGCCGGGTGCGACGAGGCGGGCCGGGGATGTCTGGCCGGGCCGGTGTTCGCGGCGGCGGTGATCCTGCCTCCGGACTTCGCCGATCCGGCGCTCAACGACTCGAAACAGATGACCCGCCGCCAGCGCGACCGGATGCGGGAGGTGATCGAGCGGGAGGCCGTGGCGTGGGCCGTGGCGGCCGTGGATGCGGAGCGGATCGACCGGATCAACATCCTGAACGCCTCGATGGAGGGGATGACGCAGGCCGTGGAGCGGCTGTCCGTCCGCCCGGGGCTGCTGCTGATCGACGGAAACCGTTTCCGTACGACGCTCGACATTCCCTACCGGTGCGTGGTGAAGGGCGACGCGACCTATGCCGATATCGCGGCGGCGTCGGTGCTGGCCAAAACCCACCGCGACGAGTTCATGGAGCGGATCGCCGCCGAGTATCCCGGTTACGGCTGGGAGCGGAACATGGGCTACCCGACGCGGGAACACCGCATGGCCGTGGCACGGCTGGGGCTGACGCCCTATCACCGGCTTTCGTTCAACCGCTCTTCCTACGAGCCCGAACTCTTCGGCGCGGAGGCGTGA
- a CDS encoding Clp protease ClpP, translated as MGELKIENRDAGVVRIDVEGVIGVPEKAQPGRGEDRVATYGAFRKQLEAVRAIRAPKVEVNIRSTGGDVNDALLIHDALAGLEAEVTTRCFGYVASAATIIAQAASPGRREISSNALYLIHDSVSCREGNARALGEAVELLRQTDRRIAELYARRSGREAERFEELMGENGGNGRWLSPQEAVEAGLADRIVAGEPLRNDAARAVAELGLPELPGAERNGKRPGGEANGRRTWTALLELLGWQAGKEKVLDESGMRRIGEELAERDRVIGRLAGERDRAEAEHREELARLRDRIGELEVQNARLRAGASCTRPREDPSVHEFRRAANEEAYEQDAKGFR; from the coding sequence ATGGGAGAGTTGAAAATCGAGAACCGGGACGCGGGCGTGGTGCGGATCGACGTGGAAGGCGTGATCGGCGTGCCGGAGAAGGCCCAGCCCGGCCGGGGAGAGGACCGGGTGGCGACCTACGGGGCCTTCCGGAAACAGCTGGAGGCGGTGCGGGCGATCCGGGCCCCGAAGGTGGAGGTGAATATACGGTCGACGGGGGGCGACGTGAACGACGCGCTGCTGATCCACGATGCGCTGGCGGGGCTGGAGGCCGAGGTGACCACGCGCTGTTTCGGGTATGTGGCTTCGGCGGCGACGATCATCGCGCAGGCGGCTTCGCCGGGACGGCGGGAGATTTCGTCGAATGCGCTCTATCTGATCCACGATTCGGTGTCGTGCCGGGAGGGGAATGCCCGGGCGCTGGGAGAGGCGGTGGAACTGCTCAGACAGACCGACCGCAGGATCGCGGAGCTCTACGCCCGGCGTTCGGGCCGGGAGGCGGAGCGGTTCGAGGAACTGATGGGCGAGAACGGAGGGAACGGCCGGTGGCTCTCGCCGCAGGAGGCGGTGGAGGCCGGGCTGGCGGACCGGATCGTGGCGGGGGAGCCGCTGCGGAACGATGCGGCGCGGGCGGTCGCCGAGCTGGGGCTGCCGGAGCTTCCGGGTGCGGAACGGAACGGGAAGCGGCCGGGCGGGGAGGCGAACGGCAGGAGGACATGGACGGCGCTGCTGGAGCTGCTCGGGTGGCAGGCCGGGAAGGAAAAGGTGTTGGACGAGAGCGGAATGCGCCGGATCGGAGAGGAGCTCGCGGAGCGGGACCGGGTGATCGGCCGTCTGGCCGGGGAGCGGGATCGGGCTGAGGCGGAGCACCGGGAGGAGCTGGCGCGGCTGCGGGACCGGATCGGGGAGCTCGAGGTGCAGAACGCGCGGCTGCGGGCGGGGGCTTCGTGCACCCGCCCGAGGGAGGACCCCTCGGTGCACGAGTTCCGGCGGGCGGCCAACGAGGAGGCGTACGAGCAGGATGCGAAAGGTTTCAGGTAG
- the cysS gene encoding cysteine--tRNA ligase: MDSKLTLYNTLTRTKEVFAPLDPPRVGMYVCGPTVYGDPHLGHARPAVTFDLLFRYLTFRGYKVRYVRNVTDVGHLENDADQGEDKIAKKARLEQLEPMEVAHYYTERYHRAMDALGVLTPSIEPRASGHIIEQIGLVKRILEAGFAYESNGSVYFDVEAYDRQHRYGRLSGRVLDEMIANTRALDGQDDKRSPYDFALWKKASPEHIMRWPSPWSDGFPGWHLECSAMSAKYLGERFDIHGGGMDLMFPHHECEIAQSVAACGHDSARYWVHNNMITINGQKMGKSLGNFITLEELFTGSHRLLAQAYSPMTIRFFVLQAHYRSTLDFSNEALQAAEKGLDRLMKGVETLGKIVPSAVSTVEVSDLENRFREAMDDDLNSPMVISALFDWVRQINQLRDGQQTITAPDLDRLRTLVHTIVSDVLGLRDEKGGEGRDLVAPLVEMLLDIRTEAKAARDWATSDRIRDRLTEIGIRVKDRKDGCDWEIE; the protein is encoded by the coding sequence ATGGACTCGAAACTGACCCTGTACAATACGCTCACCCGCACCAAAGAGGTGTTCGCGCCCCTCGATCCGCCCCGCGTGGGCATGTACGTCTGCGGCCCCACGGTCTACGGCGACCCGCACCTGGGCCACGCCCGGCCGGCCGTCACCTTCGACCTGCTCTTCCGCTACCTCACCTTCCGGGGCTACAAGGTGCGCTACGTGCGCAACGTCACCGACGTCGGCCACCTGGAGAACGACGCCGACCAGGGCGAGGACAAGATCGCCAAAAAGGCCCGCCTCGAACAGCTCGAACCGATGGAGGTGGCCCACTACTACACCGAGCGCTACCACCGGGCCATGGACGCCCTGGGCGTGCTCACCCCCTCGATCGAACCCCGCGCCTCGGGCCACATCATCGAACAGATCGGGCTGGTGAAGCGGATTCTGGAGGCGGGCTTCGCCTACGAAAGCAACGGTTCGGTCTACTTCGACGTGGAGGCCTACGACCGGCAGCACCGCTACGGGCGTCTCTCGGGCCGCGTGCTCGACGAGATGATCGCCAACACCCGCGCCCTCGACGGGCAGGACGACAAGCGCTCCCCCTACGACTTCGCCCTCTGGAAGAAGGCCTCGCCGGAGCACATCATGCGCTGGCCCTCGCCCTGGAGCGACGGGTTCCCCGGCTGGCACCTCGAGTGTTCGGCCATGAGCGCCAAGTACCTCGGCGAACGGTTCGACATCCACGGCGGGGGCATGGACCTCATGTTCCCCCACCACGAATGCGAGATCGCCCAGAGCGTGGCCGCCTGCGGCCACGACTCGGCCCGCTACTGGGTGCACAACAACATGATCACGATCAACGGCCAGAAGATGGGCAAGTCGCTGGGCAACTTCATCACCCTCGAGGAGCTCTTCACCGGCAGCCACCGGCTGCTCGCCCAGGCCTATTCGCCCATGACCATCCGCTTCTTCGTCCTCCAGGCCCACTACCGCAGCACGCTCGACTTCTCGAACGAGGCCCTTCAGGCCGCCGAGAAGGGGCTCGACCGGCTGATGAAGGGCGTGGAGACCCTGGGCAAGATCGTCCCCTCGGCCGTCTCCACGGTGGAGGTCTCCGACCTGGAGAACCGCTTCCGCGAGGCGATGGACGACGACCTGAACTCCCCGATGGTCATCTCGGCCCTCTTCGACTGGGTGCGGCAGATCAACCAGCTGCGCGACGGCCAGCAGACGATCACGGCCCCCGACCTCGACCGCCTGCGCACCCTCGTGCACACCATCGTCTCCGACGTGCTGGGCCTGCGCGACGAGAAGGGCGGCGAGGGCCGCGACCTGGTCGCCCCGCTGGTGGAGATGCTTCTCGACATACGCACGGAGGCCAAGGCGGCCCGCGACTGGGCCACCTCCGACCGCATCCGCGACCGGCTGACCGAAATCGGTATCCGGGTCAAGGACCGGAAAGACGGCTGCGACTGGGAAATCGAATGA
- a CDS encoding phage portal protein, with amino-acid sequence MFVTEGRRDPFIVLGRVTGGSDDFWRWGDDNLFPCALALLSRRSATHRRIINDKADYISGKGFAFDPGVPELGELAGCVNGTGESLRQLLNKLAFDKALFGNAFAEVVTDGRGGFLSLFHQDASRCRVAKDRRHVLLHHDWAHYRASEAVRLPLWPDFGEAADGTLRSVIHYKDYEPLFENYGVPPYIAGLNVSAIAYKTDRWNISRLDNSFQLSGVMTLDAGVDSEAEAEELVRRAERRFGGSPGQVMFMVRDAEGASGSSFVPIASENDGDWKALHEQATSDIVVAHSWFRSLSGLDYAAGFDAERILHEYEVALNTVILAEQEELMEPLRQAVRRVLGVDASSLQVVNRPPTRSKPLYMKVWEARRADGLEYDPDDPQQQLFVAQITKYALRNID; translated from the coding sequence ATGTTCGTGACGGAAGGGAGGCGCGATCCGTTCATCGTGTTGGGGCGCGTGACCGGAGGGTCGGACGATTTCTGGCGCTGGGGGGACGACAATCTTTTCCCGTGTGCGCTGGCGCTCCTGTCGCGCCGTTCGGCGACCCACCGGAGGATCATAAACGACAAGGCCGACTACATTTCGGGCAAGGGGTTTGCGTTCGACCCCGGGGTGCCGGAGCTGGGCGAGTTGGCCGGGTGTGTGAACGGGACGGGGGAGTCGCTGCGGCAGTTGCTGAACAAGCTGGCCTTCGACAAGGCGCTGTTCGGGAACGCCTTTGCGGAGGTGGTGACCGACGGGCGGGGCGGATTCCTCTCGCTGTTCCACCAGGACGCCTCGCGTTGCCGGGTGGCGAAGGACCGCCGGCACGTGCTGCTGCACCACGACTGGGCGCACTACCGGGCTTCGGAGGCGGTGCGTCTGCCGCTGTGGCCCGACTTCGGGGAGGCGGCGGACGGAACGCTGCGGTCGGTGATCCACTACAAGGATTACGAGCCGCTGTTCGAGAACTACGGGGTGCCGCCCTACATCGCGGGGCTGAACGTCTCGGCGATCGCCTACAAGACCGACCGCTGGAACATCAGCCGGCTGGACAACTCCTTCCAGCTGTCGGGGGTGATGACCCTCGATGCGGGGGTGGACAGCGAAGCCGAGGCCGAGGAGCTGGTCCGGCGGGCGGAACGCAGGTTCGGAGGCAGTCCGGGGCAGGTGATGTTCATGGTGCGGGATGCGGAGGGGGCTTCGGGTTCATCCTTCGTGCCGATCGCCTCGGAGAACGACGGCGACTGGAAGGCGCTCCACGAGCAGGCGACTTCGGATATCGTGGTGGCCCATTCGTGGTTCCGCTCGCTGAGCGGGCTGGACTATGCGGCCGGGTTCGACGCGGAGCGGATTCTGCACGAGTACGAGGTGGCGCTCAACACGGTCATCCTCGCCGAGCAGGAGGAGCTGATGGAGCCCCTGAGACAGGCGGTGAGGCGCGTGCTGGGGGTGGACGCCTCGTCGCTGCAGGTGGTGAACCGTCCGCCGACCCGCTCCAAGCCGCTCTATATGAAGGTGTGGGAGGCCCGGCGGGCGGACGGGCTCGAGTACGACCCGGACGATCCGCAGCAGCAGTTGTTCGTGGCCCAGATCACCAAGTATGCGCTGCGCAACATAGATTGA